A DNA window from Trichosurus vulpecula isolate mTriVul1 chromosome 2, mTriVul1.pri, whole genome shotgun sequence contains the following coding sequences:
- the LOC118838383 gene encoding glycine cleavage system H protein, mitochondrial-like, whose protein sequence is MALRAARSVRAVASSLWAAAGAETPGSPVSLAATPVRLRAHPGPCSSPFLAAAASRGLCTSALRLAVRKFTDKHEWISAENGIGTVGIRNFAQEALGYIVYCSLPEVGTKLNKQDEFGALESVKAASELYSPLTGEVTEINVALAEDPGLVNKSCYEDGWLIKMTLSNPSELDELMSENAYERYIKSIED, encoded by the coding sequence ATGGCGCTGCGAGCGGCCAGAAGCGTGCGAGCCGTGGCCTCGTCCCTGTGGGCGGCGGCCGGGGCTGAGACCCCCGGGTCCCCGGTCTCCCTCGCAGCCACCCCCGTGCGCCTCCGGGCCCACCCTGGCCCATGCTCCTCTCCCTTCCTAGCGGCCGCCGCCTCCCGGGGCCTCTGCACCAGCGCCCTGCGACTCGCCGTTCGAAAGTTCACAGACAAGCATGAATGGATATCAGCTGAAAATGGTATTGGAACAGTGGGAATCAGGAATTTTGCACAGGAAGCATTGGGATATATAGTTTACTGTAGTCTTCCAGAAGTTGGAACAAAATTGAACAAACAAGATGAGTTTGGAGCTTTGGAAAGTGTGAAAGCTGCCAGTGAGCTCTATTCTCCACTAACAGGAGAAGTAACAGAAATTAATGTAGCTCTTGCAGAAGACCCAGGACTTGTCAACAAATCTTGTTATGAAGATGGCTGGCTGATCAAGATGACTCTGAGCAACCCGTCAGAACTTGATGAGCTGATGAGTGAGAATGCATATGAGAGATACATAAAATCTATTGAGGATTGA